The following are encoded together in the Xanthomonas sacchari genome:
- a CDS encoding EF-hand domain-containing protein: MISSISSGSSAYAASRFSTASSASAQTTQTAEQNPLQKLFKSIDSDNDGSLSSSELSAALKSSESDSSSSIDIDGLMSMLDQDGGGTVSESEFSQALAPPPPPQGGADKDAKSILSSLDTDGDGVISSKELSAAANGSDSSDLFAKLDSDKDGGISLQELKSGMRPMGPPPPRGGEGGASASATASTSGANSSAASSSSSSSASSSDSSSASSTSSAQDAYALLLKLASDQYRSYGSNASASTSFSVAA; the protein is encoded by the coding sequence ATGATCAGCAGCATCAGCAGTGGCAGTTCGGCCTATGCTGCCAGCCGCTTCAGTACGGCCAGCAGTGCGTCCGCGCAAACGACGCAAACCGCGGAGCAGAATCCGCTGCAGAAGTTGTTCAAGAGCATCGACAGCGACAACGACGGCAGCCTCAGCAGTTCCGAGTTGAGCGCGGCGCTGAAGTCCAGCGAGAGCGACAGCAGTTCCAGCATCGACATCGATGGCCTGATGAGCATGCTGGATCAGGACGGTGGCGGTACCGTCAGCGAGAGCGAGTTCTCCCAGGCCCTGGCGCCGCCGCCGCCGCCGCAGGGCGGTGCAGACAAGGACGCCAAGTCGATCCTGAGCAGCCTGGATACCGATGGCGACGGCGTCATCAGCAGCAAGGAGTTGAGCGCCGCCGCCAATGGCAGCGACAGCAGCGACCTGTTCGCCAAGCTCGACAGCGACAAGGACGGCGGCATCAGCCTGCAGGAACTGAAGAGCGGCATGCGCCCGATGGGGCCGCCGCCGCCGCGGGGTGGCGAGGGCGGTGCCAGCGCCAGTGCCACTGCCAGTACCAGCGGTGCCAATAGCAGTGCCGCCAGCAGTTCGAGTTCCAGTTCTGCCAGCAGTTCCGATTCCAGCTCGGCCTCCAGTACCAGCAGCGCGCAGGATGCCTACGCATTGCTGCTCAAGTTGGCGTCGGACCAGTATCGCAGCTACGGCAGCAACGCCAGCGCGTCGACCTCGTTCTCGGTCGCCGCGTAA
- a CDS encoding response regulator transcription factor has product MAKILVADADAALRDRIRGYLACFNLQTHDADSAPQLQAQLAAGHYDAVVLDAGLDGAEGLRLCRHLRDRGDIAIVMMADRAEPVDRVIGLDLGADDFLVRPPDLRELVARLNAVLRRVRATQPPPAAHGGWQVDAARHQAVAPDGRTIPLSPGELRLMAVFLEQPGEVLTRETLRTALGDGEASAAAGSRGIDLQVSRLRQKLGDDPLVPQWIRTVRGKGYLFEPHQVGAPAVR; this is encoded by the coding sequence ATGGCGAAAATTCTGGTGGCGGACGCGGACGCGGCCTTGCGCGACCGGATCCGCGGTTACCTGGCCTGTTTCAACCTGCAGACCCACGACGCCGACAGTGCGCCGCAGCTGCAGGCGCAACTGGCGGCCGGGCATTACGACGCCGTGGTACTCGATGCCGGCCTCGACGGCGCCGAGGGCCTGCGCCTGTGCCGGCATCTGCGCGACCGCGGCGACATCGCCATCGTGATGATGGCCGATCGCGCCGAGCCGGTGGATCGGGTGATCGGGCTGGATCTGGGCGCCGACGACTTCCTGGTGCGGCCGCCCGACCTGCGCGAACTGGTGGCGCGGCTCAATGCGGTGTTGCGCCGGGTCCGTGCCACGCAGCCGCCGCCGGCGGCGCATGGCGGCTGGCAGGTCGATGCGGCGCGTCACCAGGCGGTGGCGCCGGACGGGCGGACGATTCCGCTGTCGCCCGGCGAACTGCGATTGATGGCGGTCTTCCTCGAGCAGCCCGGCGAGGTGCTCACGCGCGAGACGCTGCGCACCGCACTGGGCGATGGCGAGGCCAGCGCCGCGGCGGGCAGCCGCGGCATCGATCTGCAGGTCTCGCGGCTGCGCCAGAAGCTCGGCGACGACCCGCTGGTGCCGCAATGGATCCGCACCGTGCGCGGCAAGGGGTATCTGTTCGAGCCGCATCAGGTGGGGGCGCCCGCCGTCCGCTGA
- a CDS encoding HutD family protein, producing the protein MDGCTLSARVIPANEYRRERWRNGLGWTREILRLPAVGDDWLLRLSIAEIEQDAAFSPFPGIDRELVLLRGNGVRLRFDDGEEQVLQDPCARLRFAGERPLRGELLDGPTHDFNLMWRRDRLRTQLLHRPLVGPMLFFAEPGVAWAVHLLAGQAQFDAASGLPPLAAGDSAWLAADARRRFALSGGGELLAMRIEALATPAD; encoded by the coding sequence ATGGATGGGTGCACGCTGTCTGCGCGGGTCATTCCCGCCAACGAGTATCGCCGCGAACGCTGGCGCAACGGCCTGGGCTGGACCCGGGAGATCCTGCGACTGCCGGCGGTCGGCGACGACTGGCTGCTGCGCCTGTCCATCGCCGAGATCGAGCAGGACGCCGCCTTTTCACCGTTTCCCGGGATCGACCGCGAACTGGTCCTGCTGCGCGGCAACGGCGTACGCCTGCGCTTCGACGACGGCGAGGAGCAGGTGCTGCAGGACCCGTGCGCGCGCCTGCGCTTCGCCGGCGAGCGGCCGCTGCGCGGCGAGTTGCTGGATGGGCCGACCCACGATTTCAACCTCATGTGGCGACGCGACCGGCTGCGCACGCAACTGCTGCACCGGCCGCTGGTCGGGCCGATGCTGTTCTTCGCCGAACCCGGTGTCGCCTGGGCCGTTCATCTTCTGGCAGGGCAAGCGCAGTTCGATGCGGCCAGCGGACTGCCGCCATTGGCGGCCGGCGACAGTGCCTGGTTGGCCGCCGATGCCAGGCGCCGCTTCGCTTTGAGCGGGGGCGGGGAGTTGCTGGCGATGCGCATCGAGGCCTTGGCGACCCCCGCCGACTGA